One window from the genome of Xiphophorus hellerii strain 12219 chromosome 16, Xiphophorus_hellerii-4.1, whole genome shotgun sequence encodes:
- the rtbdn gene encoding retbindin has product MGVTSPPLLLICIYLTAVGRARSEGVCLQDGKHKATPGAEPRLSECGLYADNSCCTEEDIQDIAYVPSDSNKNEPWDKCGPLSSECEGYLKRVSCFYRCSPDASRWPHPHRRSYIQAVPLCHSFCRDWFDACRMDMTCARNWARDPRGQNCTGTCVQYQQMYQHGRDLCESLWGDAFMTVEDDQQEAGENGAEGRPCGCLTLSPSDKDVIAALRAQQDDPEELDTTKAGLPQYRAPCRAKMPAPAKSGRRANSVLRKRSVEIDDVEGSGSGL; this is encoded by the exons ATGGGCGTGACTTCCCCCCCGCTGCTGCTGATATGCATATACCTGACGGCAGTCGGCCGGGCGCGCTCGGAGGGCGTCTGCCTCCAGGATGGCAAGCACAAGGCCACGCCCGGCGCGGAGCCACGCCTGTCCGAGTGCGGGCTTTACGCCGACA ACAGCTGCTGCACGGAGGAAGACATCCAGGATATTGCCTATGTTCCTTCTGACAGCAATAAGAATGAACCCTGGGACAAATGTGGTCCTCTGAGCTCAGA GTGCGAGGGCTATCTGAAGCGCGTGTCGTGTTTTTACCGCTGCTCCCCTGACGCCTCCCGCTGGCCTCATCCTCACCGCCGCTCGTACATCCAGGCGGTGCCGCTCTGCCACAGCTTCTGCCGTGACTG GTTCGATGCCTGTAGGATGGACATGACGTGTGCTCGCAACTGGGCCAGGGACCCCCGGGGCCAGAACTGCACTGGGACCTGTGTTCAGTATCAGCAG ATGTATCAGCACGGCAGGGATCTCTGCGAGAGCCTGTGGGGCGACGCCTTCATGACGGTGGAGGACGACCAGCAGGAGGCCGGAGAGAACGGGGCGGAGGGCCGGCCCTGCGGCTGCCTCACCCTCAGTCCCTCGGACAAGGACGTGATCGCAGCGCTGCGGGCCCAGCAGGACGACCCGGAGGAGCTGGACACCACCAAGGCCGGCCTGCCGCAGTACCGGGCCCCCTGCCGGGCCAAGATGCCGGCGCCGGCCAAGAGCGGCCGGAGGGCGAACTCCGTCCTGCGGAAACGCTCGGTGGAGATCGACGATGTGGAGGGGAGCGGGAGCGGTTTGTAG